TTGAATTGATGAATTCTCCGCGCAAGGAGGTTGCCAAGCGTTATATCGCCTATCGCGACCAAAGATCGATAGCCCGACGCGCCAAGACACGAGATATGTTCCTTGAGATAATTGAGGCAAAGAGCAATGACATTACCAGAGAGAATGCCAATATGAATACGGATTCTCCTGCGGGAATGATGATGAAATTTGCCAGCGAGACCACAAAACCGTTTGTTGACGACTATCTTCTTTCTCCGGCAGTCAGAGAGGCTGTAAATAATGGCTATATACATATTCATGACAAGGATTATTATCCCACAAAGAGTCTTACTTGCGTGCAGCATCCTCTTGACCGTATTCTCAGATACGGATTTGTGGCAGGTCATGGAGAATCTCGTCCCGCCAAACGTATCGAGACTGCAAGTATAATAGGATGCATCTCTCTTGAGACAGCTCAGAACGAGATGCATGGCGGTCAGGCAATACCTGCTTTTGACTTCTATCTTGCCCCTTATGTTCGCTATTCTTATATAGAGGAGATAAAGCACCTTGAGAATCTTTCCGGCACATCTCTGGCACATCTGTATGATGCAGAGATAAAGGATTATATAAAAAAGGACCTTGATGGGCTGACAGGCGATGACCGTTACCGCCAGCATGCTGTCAATCAGACTGTGGCACGCGTGCATCAGTCAATGGAGGCTTTTATCCACAATATGAACACTATTCATTCCCGAGGAGGAAACCAGGTGGTGTTCAGCTCAATTAATTACGGCACAGACACTTCGGCAGAAGGCAGATGTATAATCAGGGAGCTTCTTAACAGCACATATGAGGGTGTGGGTAATGGAGCCACTGCTATCTTCCCGATTCAGATATGGAAAAAGAAGAGAGGGGTGAGCTATCTTCCTGAGGACCCGAATTATGACCTTTACCAGCTTGCATGCAAGGTGACTGCACGTCGTTTCTTCCCTAACTTTGTTAATCTTGACGCGACATTCAATCAGCATGAGAAGTGGGATGCAAACGATCCAGAGCGTTATAAATACGAGGTGGCTACTATGGGATGCCGCACACGTGTATTTGAGAACCGTTTCGGAGATAAGACCTCTATCGGGCGCGGCAACATCAGTTTCACCACTGTCAATATTGTACGCATAGCAATAGAGTGCATGAACATCGTTGATCAGGATGAGCGTATCAGACGTTTTTTCCAAAGGTTGGATGAAATTCTCGACATTGCGGCTATGCAGCTCAATGAACGATTCGATTTCCAAAAGACCGCGCTTGTAAAGCAGTTCCCGTTGCTCATGTCGCGTCTTTGGACCGGAGCCGAGAATCTTGATCCAAATGACACCATAGAGAGTGTGATAAATCAGGGCACACTCGGAATAGGTTTTATAGGTCTTGCAGAATGTCTGATAGCTCTTACTGGCAAGCATCATGGGGAGTGTGAGATGTCACAGAAACTCGGCTTGCGCATTATCTCGCATATGCGTTCGCGCGTCAATGATTTCTCGGAGCGTTATCAGCATAATTTCTCGGTTCTTGCCACTCCTGCCGAGGGTCTGTCAGGCAAGTTCACATCACGTGACCGTCGTTCGTTTGGCGTGATACCCGGCATTACCGACAAGATATATTATACTAATTCCAACCATATCCCTGTGTACTATAAGTGTTCTCCACGCCATAAGGCGGAGGTGGAGGCTCCTTATCATGAACTTACAGGCGGAGGTCATATATTCTATGTGGAGATTGATGGCGATGCCACACATAACCCCAAAGCCATCAGTGATATTGTCGACTTGATGGATAAGTACAATATTGGGTATGGGTCTGTAAACCATAACCGTAACCGTTGTATGGACTGCGGTTATGAGGATGCCCAGGAAGGTCTTACGGAGTGTCCGAAATGTCATGGGCATAATATTGACAATATACAGCGTATCACAGGTTATCTGGTAGGGACTACCGACCGATGGAATAATGCCAAGCTTGCAGAACTCAAAGACCGAGTGGTTCACAAATGAGAGTAATGGATATAGTTCCGGGGACATCTGTTGATGGCCCCGGATTGCGTACAGCTATATATTTTGCCGGATGTACTCACCGGTGTCCCGGTTGCCATAATCCGCAGTCGTGGGATGCGGATGCCGGACGCGAAATGTCGATTGACGAAATCCTTGAGGTGGTGGAGTATAACGGATTTGATGTTACCTTTACCGGAGGAGATCCTATTTTTCAGGCTGATGCCATACTGCCTTTGGCTCGGGAGATTCGTAGCAGAGGATATACCATATGGTGCTTCACAGGCTATAAGTATGAGGATATAGCGGAGAAGACCGAAGTGGCTCCTCTGCTTGAGTGCTTTGAGGTATTGGTTGACGGTCCGTTTGTGGAGTCGCTGCGTGACACAAGTCTTGTGTTCCGTGGCTCATCCAATCAGCGGCTCATTGATATTGCACGTTCCACTGTTGGTGTTCCTGTATATTGGGAGGATGGATTCGGTGTCGATTAGCGTGTTTTTTTGACTATTTAACTTTCGGTGGCTTTTTGTGCAGAACTAATTTGTGTGAGTTGGTGTTATCAATGTAAAAATACAGTAATAATGTCGTATGGCATTGAAAACAATAAACACAAATTATGGAATTCTTAACTGACGAGAAGCTTGTGATTGTCGGAGCTGCCGGTATGATTGGCTCCAATATGGCTCAGACTGCGGCTATGATGCGTCTGACACCTGATATCTGTCTTTTTGACACCTATGCTCCAGGTCTGAAGGGGGTGGTTGAGGAGTTGAGGCACTGCGGATTCAGTGGCATAAACTTTACTTACACTTCCGATGTGGCAGAGGCTTTTAAAGGTGCCAAGTATATTGTATCCTCAGGAGGTGCTGCCCGTAAGGCTGGAATGACTCGTGAGGATCTATT
The nucleotide sequence above comes from Duncaniella freteri. Encoded proteins:
- a CDS encoding anaerobic ribonucleoside triphosphate reductase — its product is MIHTVVKRDGRIVGYNEEKIKAAIRKAMLTTEMGEDESLIARIADIITMTGGEQMTVEQIQDRVELELMNSPRKEVAKRYIAYRDQRSIARRAKTRDMFLEIIEAKSNDITRENANMNTDSPAGMMMKFASETTKPFVDDYLLSPAVREAVNNGYIHIHDKDYYPTKSLTCVQHPLDRILRYGFVAGHGESRPAKRIETASIIGCISLETAQNEMHGGQAIPAFDFYLAPYVRYSYIEEIKHLENLSGTSLAHLYDAEIKDYIKKDLDGLTGDDRYRQHAVNQTVARVHQSMEAFIHNMNTIHSRGGNQVVFSSINYGTDTSAEGRCIIRELLNSTYEGVGNGATAIFPIQIWKKKRGVSYLPEDPNYDLYQLACKVTARRFFPNFVNLDATFNQHEKWDANDPERYKYEVATMGCRTRVFENRFGDKTSIGRGNISFTTVNIVRIAIECMNIVDQDERIRRFFQRLDEILDIAAMQLNERFDFQKTALVKQFPLLMSRLWTGAENLDPNDTIESVINQGTLGIGFIGLAECLIALTGKHHGECEMSQKLGLRIISHMRSRVNDFSERYQHNFSVLATPAEGLSGKFTSRDRRSFGVIPGITDKIYYTNSNHIPVYYKCSPRHKAEVEAPYHELTGGGHIFYVEIDGDATHNPKAISDIVDLMDKYNIGYGSVNHNRNRCMDCGYEDAQEGLTECPKCHGHNIDNIQRITGYLVGTTDRWNNAKLAELKDRVVHK
- the nrdG gene encoding anaerobic ribonucleoside-triphosphate reductase activating protein, whose translation is MRVMDIVPGTSVDGPGLRTAIYFAGCTHRCPGCHNPQSWDADAGREMSIDEILEVVEYNGFDVTFTGGDPIFQADAILPLAREIRSRGYTIWCFTGYKYEDIAEKTEVAPLLECFEVLVDGPFVESLRDTSLVFRGSSNQRLIDIARSTVGVPVYWEDGFGVD